CTGTTTCATTCGATTTTGATATAAAAGCATGTGCTAAAGGGAATGAAGTATATGATGAGTATATGAGAGATATAAAGCCATTCATTTTTAAAGGGGGTGATCACTTGAAAGTCtaacatgaaaataaaagcaGCACATGAAGTTATAGaatcctaaaataaaaaatgaacgCAACAGTCAATAAACGTAGCAGCTATTTTAATGTGTGCTAGCTCATCGGTTATTCAAAGAATTTATATTATGCACCCAAATTTCACATTTTCTTTGAGGTATGCATCTGTTATCTGCAAACCATTTCATAATTAAATATGACAGCAATATGGAAGAAGAGCAGCATATGCCAGAATGATACAACAATTAAGTCTTGTCCCACAAtgcataaatatattttagacataaatatattattttattatatccgGTCTAACTCCAATCGAACTTCAatagaatttttaaacttttgaacCTCTAAAGCTCTAACTCTCCTAGCCTCTCTCTCAATATCCCACACATCTAAGCCCCTATTACATGGTTAAATTTTTGGCACTTTTGGAACTCAGATGAACAAGCATCATAGAATTCACCAATCTTTTAGAATGTCTATCGATGGATAACTAACATCAAGATTATTACAGTTCTAAGATGAACCTAACATTTTCCTCGGCATCAGAATCTGGCCATGCATCTAACATGGTCTTAATGTTCACTATGTCCCCAGTTATGAATGAACATGTGACCTTAACATTCTTCAAGGCATACCACCAACATTTATTACCATGATCCGATCTGCAACAGCCTATTCTGCCCATCAACATCTCGTAGATAAACTGTTTTCAAATAGCAAATATAGTTATTACCATCAAAGGGATAAATGCAAATGTTTATTTCTAATATGTTGAATTTGCTGTGCTGGAATGGAAGCAAAGATGTAAATAGGAGAACCAAATAGAAATTACCACAATGAATGGTCTAATATCGATATAATAAGAAGAGGATTGCCAAAGGAATGAAATGGTTTCTGGGCAGCAACTTGAAAGCAACCAATTCAGATAGGGAAAGTAAAGAGCTTCCCTGTTTGGAGCACGACGAAATTCCAAATGTCTAATATGCGGAGGAGTGGATGAAACTGATTGCAACACACCCAGTTCAATCTACATGAtgacaaacaaacaaacaaataaataaataaataaaattggcaAATTCAACCAATCAAACAGCTAGCCAGAGTATACTCTTACATCAAGTGGGAAATCCACAAAGAGGGAGAGTGATGTCAAAACCTGGTGTGGTTTAATGTTTTGGATAAATTCCCTCAAGTTATAGTGTTGAAAATCCATGTCAGTAAAAACATTCACTTTTAGTTTATTAGAACTGCTCAGAAAAGTTATAACAGGTGTGTCATTTCCCCTAAAGTCACATGATAATAAATTTGGGGCATCAATGTTGAGCTCCTTCAAGTTTGAGCACCACAAAAAATCTAAGAACTTGAGTTGAGAACTTGAAATATTAATCCTCTCGGACATAGAGCACCGATGTATTTGCAGAGTCTCAAGGTAAGGAAACTTATCAAACAGTTCGAGAAACCATTTATGCGCAATGGCAGTGTTTTTCATTGAGCATAGGCGCAACCATCTCAAAtttatgcaactatctaaattcAGCTTCCAAGGCACATCCATATCATCAAAATCACAATGAACGTAATAGAAACTCTTAAGATTTGGAGCATCAATATACACCTCCTGTATTCCACTAACATAAACTCGCTTGAGCTTTTGTAGACCACGCAAGCTTAATGATTTCACCGGACTGGACAGTAAAGGATTTTCTCTGCTTAGAGGGTTATATACACAACAATCTTCCATAGCAAAATGTTCAATCAGAGGACAAGAAGAAAGCAAATGCTTGATAACTCCTTCATCTTCAAAAAGAACAGAACATAAGCATAACATTCTCAAAGAGTTCAACTTGATAGTAGAAGAATGGTTCAGGAATAATGCTCTGCAAATTCTGATCGGTCCCTTCAAATTCAACTCAGTAAGTGATTTCGCTTCAGTGACACAAAGTGGAAGGTTATACCATTTGTCAGGACAGTACTCGCTTGTTGGAAAGAAGTCTCCATCTGCAGGGAAATGAAGTTCTAGTCCTTTGATACCACACTCACAAATCATCTTCATCCAAATATCAAGATGGCAAGACATGTAATTAAAGTCTCCAATATAGTCCATACAGAGCCTAAATTCTTTGATTATTAAGCCTTGTTCATGGAACCTCAACAGTCTTTTCATGACATAATCAGCTAGTATGTCTTTGCTGCAATGCCAAACAGAATTTGCTGTTGATAAATCATGCACATTGATAAAATAGCTGCTGCAAATATGTAACCTAGGAAACGTAGACCATGTTTCTCTCCATGCCTTTGACAAAACACTGGTCTTAACAGCATCTTCATTGGGAAGCTTTGCAAGTATGTCATGAAGTATAGTTTTTGGTAGACCAGAAAGTCGgtccattttttttctctctcagcTACAATTGTGACAGAGAGCTTGTCAAATAAGCTGTGAAAAAAATTCCAATATATTAGCAAACCCTATGAATCAATCCAAGTCTGACATGAAATTATAAGTTTCTCAATGTTGTTGTTTTAGtttctaattattttcttttgtgaAGTATAACCTTTTCTGAAAAAAGTGGAACAAAATGaggaaataataaaattaagcaTCTAAACATATAAAAGCGGAAACCAGAAAAGGATGAGTTTTGTcataataaatttgataaaatgctcACAACCATAACAAATAGATAAATCAAATCGATAATTACACGTagtttctttaaaaaattcaaaattattatgCTTTCTCGACTTCAAAAACAAAGTGAATTCTAATGTGCTCTCGAAAAAGCAAGGAGTATAGTATGGCTTTTcgaattctaaattctaacacCTAGactttaaaccctaaaccttgatCTCTAAAATCTAAAcactaaattctaaatcctagaccctaaattttaaactctaaatATAAGACATTgaaataaaagagagagaaaataaacCTAGCAAGATCGGTGATTCCGTGCCAggcaacaacaatcaaaagaagaTAATGGGATCAAAAGGTCCGTGTATGTAAGTTTTGAGATCAAGGTTCTGAGTTTTGAGTGTAGGACTTAGAAATGAATGTTAATAACAATCACCAGGTTAGCTTTATATACAGAAGTTTAGGAGAGTAAGGACTGTAACtgttttacaaatattttaaagtttaaaaaggatacaaattttgaattttatttgattgaagATAAAATCTTAGAGCCACGGACATGAAATTAGAATACTATATATTACAACTTTTTTTAcatatatcaaatattttatttatttagttttcatAATAATACACTATTCAAACTACCAATCGAACAGATTGATATATAAAAGAAAGGGAAACTATCTAATACAGTCATTATGGGATCCTTAGTAAGTATACAAATTTCCATCACAGGGTCTGTCTAAAATCAGCCCAAATAATCTGAGTGTTTTTGACAAGGTTCTAAAAACCAAACTGATCATCAAACCGCTCTAACTATTGGTTCattaattttctaattcaacTGAAATaaccgttttataataaaataataaataaattataaataaacacactAAAACATAGTTACAGTAAACTCAATATTTGCATGGAAGTCAAAGCTTCAGAAGTACATAGACGATAAATCgttaaattcataaataaagaAACGAGGTCCACCTATTAGTTACCTCTTAGAAACTCTACAGCTTCATCTAGGACAAGGTTAAGCAACTGATCATACCCTTTAAGAGTTCCTGTCACTGCAATTCAACAAAGTAAAATGTAATGAAAGCATGTATAAGAGTCTGCAGACATTTTAATTCAAGAAAGATGCACAAAATCTCAACTTAGTATTGATTAGCAAATGTTCATAAATTGCAGCTGAGCACTATTCATTTGAACTCAAAATGAAGAGCAgtgatttaaaacaaaaaaaaaaggtcaaaCTGACACGATTTTATTGTTCAGAAAGACAGGAACTACATGGAGATTCAAGAGTAAGCATAACAGAATCAAGAACAGCACCAACAATCCTAAACCACACTAGTTGCAGTGGGGACGGCGGCTTCGAGCACCATCGGAGACGATCGACTGGGAATGGCGGCCTCGAGCAGTTGTGAATTGCGACGGCGGCGGTTACACGGCAACAACGACCAAAAGAAGATAATGCGATCAAAATGTCCTTGTATGTAAGTTTAGTTGAGTGTCAGGACTTAGAAATGAGTGTTAAGCTTTATATAGAGAAGATTAAGAGAGTAAAGACTGTAACCGTTTTATAAATAGGGTTTTGCTATCCTTTAACTTATAGAGTTCtaggttaaaaaatattaattgtatcTGCTAATTATAAAAGTGACTAAAACCCCAAAGTGGTACTGAGATTGGGAGAGTTACCCATACTTGTTCCTGACTTTTAAAATTCACTAAAAGTATCCCTGACATTTTGCTCCGAGAACCATAGTTGCCCTTCAACTCTTTCCGGCGCCAAGTCAGCAAACGGAGGGATGATCTGGCACCTCCCTTGCCACGCTGGAGCCAAGCGAAACGATGCAGTATCGATTTGGCGCCCAATGAAAAAGTAAACGACGTCGTTCATAAGCTCCATCCCTTGAAAACGGTTTGCCTTCAGTCCCATATTTGTTTGAACACTCTCACACTTCCTCTCCTCTCCTCCACGCTCAGTCTTCGTCTTCTCATTCTCCCATCAATGGCAGCGACCTAGTTTCGTCTTCCCCATCTCCTCCACTGTCACACGTCGTTTGAAGAGTTTGGTATTTCTTAGTCAAGTGGTTTCTCTGTCTTCTGCGTTGTTGAAGGTATGTGTTGgttgaaataatttttgaatttatttcatGAATCAAATTATGATGAAGGTGTATGATTGTCTTGTTAATGTGTTGGGTTGTCCTAGAGTTTCATGGCTGCATTACCTTAAAGGATTgtgtttaagaatttttgttAGGGCAACTGGTTTGATGTGTATATGCTCTGTTTTTTGGCAATAAAACAGAGGTTTTTTCAATAGTGGGTTAATGCATGGTGGTGACTGTGATATTAATGTATAGGGATTTTAATCGATGTTGAAGTCGTGTGATATGATTGTGTGAGTTTTAATGGTTTTGATTTGTTGGTACCATCACTAAGTCAAGACCGGATAAGCTCCCACCAAAGAGAAAGTCATCTTTCTCACCAACTTCTGCCCATGAGCCAGTGAATCCCATGCAAGGTGCTAGCTCAGGAACAGCTGCAAGACTTGGCAGTATCCTCAAGTTCATTCCCACTCTGGGATTCAAGGcaccaagaaagaaaaattgaagacTCTTGCTTGTTGTATTGGGATGTATTTTGTATAAGACAATTTGAAAGTAATTTTGTATAGCAATACCATGCTTGTTTGGTTAGGATTACTTTGTTACCAGACAtatgcttatgtttattttgttagCAGCACCTTTTTATGGTTTTGTAAGGCAGTCAAAACTTATGAATCATGACTTTGTTATGTTAAaatgattaatatattttgCTATTGCTATATTTTGCTATTGCTATATATCCAGATTTTCTTTAGTGGTACAAAAATAGTTAGTATCTCCAACAGGTTGGCTAACATAGTTACATGTTGAACAACTTTTTTTCATTCATGCAAATATTACACATATGAA
This sequence is a window from Arachis duranensis cultivar V14167 chromosome 2, aradu.V14167.gnm2.J7QH, whole genome shotgun sequence. Protein-coding genes within it:
- the LOC107474760 gene encoding F-box/FBD/LRR-repeat protein At2g04230-like; its protein translation is MDRLSGLPKTILHDILAKLPNEDAVKTSVLSKAWRETWSTFPRLHICSSYFINVHDLSTANSVWHCSKDILADYVMKRLLRFHEQGLIIKEFRLCMDYIGDFNYMSCHLDIWMKMICECGIKGLELHFPADGDFFPTSEYCPDKWYNLPLCVTEAKSLTELNLKGPIRICRALFLNHSSTIKLNSLRMLCLCSVLFEDEGVIKHLLSSCPLIEHFAMEDCCVYNPLSRENPLLSSPVKSLSLRGLQKLKRVYVSGIQEVYIDAPNLKSFYYVHCDFDDMDVPWKLNLDSCINLRWLRLCSMKNTAIAHKWFLELFDKFPYLETLQIHRCSMSERINISSSQLKFLDFLWCSNLKELNIDAPNLLSCDFRGNDTPVITFLSSSNKLKVNVFTDMDFQHYNLREFIQNIKPHQVLTSLSLFVDFPLDIELGVLQSVSSTPPHIRHLEFRRAPNREALYFPYLNWLLSSCCPETISFLWQSSSYYIDIRPFIVFIYEMLMGRIGCCRSDHGNKCWWYALKNVKVTCSFITGDIVNIKTMLDAWPDSDAEENVRFILEL